One region of Salvelinus namaycush isolate Seneca chromosome 3, SaNama_1.0, whole genome shotgun sequence genomic DNA includes:
- the LOC120044093 gene encoding metalloproteinase inhibitor 2-like has product MTRYVSSCFITLFVLFLWRVADIADACRCSPPHPQQAFCDADIVIRAKVVGKKALSNEIKYDIQQIKMFKCPNQVIHAIYTASSPAACGVTLEINKEYLFTGKLETGRMHVTLCGYNPPWEDVSAAQKNGLTHRYQSGCDCKIIHCTSLPCPISTTDACMWMDWGTNNGQNLACIESNGSCAWQ; this is encoded by the exons ATGACGCGGTATGTAAGCAGTTGTTTCATTACTCTGTTCGTTCTGTTCCTTTGGCGGGTCGCAGACATCGCAGATGCTTGCAGATGCTCCCCTCCGCATCCTCAACAGGCTTTTTGCGATGCAGATATCG TGATCAGGGCGAAGGTGGTTGGCAAGAAAGCTTTGTCTAACGAGATCAAGTATGACATCCAACAGATCAAG ATGTTCAAATGTCCTAACCAGGTTATCCACGCCATCTACACTGCATCATCCCCAGCCGCATGCGGTGTGACTCTGGAAATCAACAAGGAGTATCTCTTCACAG gcAAGCTGGAGACTGGAAGGATGCATGTAACACTGTGTGGCTATAATCCACCCTGGGAGGACGTGAGTGCTGCACAAAAGAACGGCTTGACTCACCGCTACCAAAGCGGCTGCGATTGCAAG ATCATCCACTGCACTTCCCTCCCCTGTCCGATCAGCACCACAGATGCATGCATGTGGATGGACTGGGGGACTAACAATGGCCAAAACCTTGCCTGTATCGAGAGTAATGGGTCTTGTGCTTGGCAGTAG